A DNA window from Primulina tabacum isolate GXHZ01 chromosome 12, ASM2559414v2, whole genome shotgun sequence contains the following coding sequences:
- the LOC142520253 gene encoding uncharacterized protein LOC142520253 produces the protein MEELPSVLWAYRTTPRAPTQETPFNLVYGSETVLQVEIGQTSSMVESYPDNNDQARALELDLIEEKRDRAFIRMEAYRSRVMKSYNKKVRIRDFQVGDLVMKKVNHAGDVGKLEARWEGPYKITRKVSSGSFYLEDAQRHPLKRPWNVFNLKKYYS, from the coding sequence ATGGAAGAACTGCCCAGTGTCCTCTGGGCTTACAGAACTACtccccgggcacctactcaagaaactccCTTCAATCTGGTATATGGTTCTGAAACAGTCCTTCAAGTTGAGATCGGGCAAACTTCTTCCatggtagaatcttacccggacAACAACGATCAGGCCCGGGCCTTGGAATTGGACTTAATAGAAGAAAAGAGAGACCGAGCATTCATTCGAATGGAAGCATACAGGAGCCGggttatgaaatcatataacaagaAGGTTCGAATCCGAGACTTCCAAGTGGGGGATCTAGTCATGAAGAAAGTCAACCATGCTGGGGATGTTGGGAAATTGGAAGCTCGATGGGAAGGACCTTATAAGATCACCCGGAAAGTCAGCTCGGGATCTTTTTATCTAGAAGATGCTCAAAGACATCCCCTCAAAAGGCcttggaatgtatttaatttaaagaagtaCTATTCATGA
- the LOC142520254 gene encoding uncharacterized protein LOC142520254 translates to MRTAQSRQKSYADQRRRDLEFAVGDHVFVKVAPMKGVMRFGKKGKLSPRFIGPFEILDRVGTLAYRVALPPNLAGVHNVFHVSMLRKYMANPSHVLNFEPLQLTPNLSYEERPVQILDRQEKKLRNKLVKRVKVKWLNHSEEEATWESEPEMRSRYPELFGSSSSNTLDMAEEFMNAAFEKRKAEMEDEVFQKILRYWEELQGLHFLYKCGKATTPRLVAKLEKNRERLHVAETVNLFEDDYGYQLMLHKEKDSDEHH, encoded by the exons atgaggactgcccagagccgacagaagagttatgccgatcagcggaggagagacttagagtttgcagtgggcgatcatgtcttcgtgaaagtggcacctatgaagggtgtcatgagatttggcaagaaagggaagctcagtccgagattcattggaccgtttgagatccttgacagagttgggacgcttgcttatcgtgtggctcttccgccgaatctggccggagtacacaacgtctttcacgtctccatgctgaggaagtatatggcaaatccttcgcatgtgctgaatttcgagccgttgcagcttactccgaacttatcttatgaggagagacccgtgcagatcctagacagacaggagaagaaacttcggaacaagctcgttaagcgagtcaaagtcaaatggctcaaccattcagaggaggaagctacgtgggagtctgagccggagatgagaagtcgataccctgagttattcg GTTCAAGTAGCTCGAATACTCTTGATATGGCGGAGGAGTTCATGAACGCAGCTTTTGAAAAGCGAAAAGCTGAaatggaagatgaagtcttccaaaagATCCTTCGCTACTGGGAGGAGCTGCAAGGATTGCATTTTCTCTACAAATGTGGAAAAGCTACCACTCCTCGACTGGTGGCAAAGCTGGAGAAAAATCGGGAACGCCTGCACGTTGCCGAGACAGTGAATCTCTTTGAAGACGACTACGGCTACCAGCTGATGCTTCATAAAGAAAAAGATTCTGATGAACATCACTGA